In Bubalus bubalis isolate 160015118507 breed Murrah chromosome 3, NDDB_SH_1, whole genome shotgun sequence, a genomic segment contains:
- the HEXIM1 gene encoding protein HEXIM1: MAEPLLSEFQHQPQTSNCTGAVAVHEERNPDRPPGAEERVPEEDSRWQSRASPQSGGSPGHGGEGSLEPQPSPLKTQVCPESSCPEAGEKGQNGDDLSAGGAPPQQRQVGKKKHRRRPSKKKRLWKPYYTLTWEEKKKFDEKQSLRASRIRAEMFAKGQPVAPYNTTQFLMDDHDQEEPDLKTGLYPKRAAAKSDDTSDEDFMEEAGEEDGGSDGMGGDGSEFLQRDFSETYERYHAESLQNMSKQELIKEYLELEKCLSRMEDENNRLRLESQRLDGDDARVRELELELDRLRAENLQLLTENELHRQQERAPLSNFGD; this comes from the coding sequence ATGGCCGAGCCACTCTTGTCAGAGTTTCAGCACCAGCCTCAAACTAGCAACTGTACAGGTGCTGTTGCTGTCCATGAAGAACGGAACCCTGATCGCCCCCCAGGCGCGGAGGAGCGGGTGCCGGAGGAAGACAGTAGGTGGCAATCGAGAGCGTCCCCCCAGTCGGGTGGCTCTCCAGGGCACGGGGGGGAAGGGAGCCTGGAACCCCAGCCGTCTCCCCTTAAGACCCAGGTCTGCCCAGAATCCAGCTGTCCGGAAGCGGGTGAGAAGGGCCAGAATGGGGACGACTTGTCCGCTGGCGGAGCTCCCCCGCAGCAGAGACAGGTGGGCAAGAAAAAACATAGGAGACGCCCCTCCAAGAAGAAGCGGCTTTGGAAACCGTACTATACGCTGACctgggaggagaagaaaaagttCGATGAGAAACAGAGCCTGCGAGCTTCGAGGATTCGAGCCGAGATGTTCGCCAAGGGCCAGCCAGTTGCTCCCTATAACACAACGCAGTTCCTCATGGATGACCACGACCAGGAGGAGCCGGATCTTAAAACCGGCCTCTATCCCAAACGGGCCGCTGCCAAATCCGACGACACCAGCGATGAGGACTTTATGGAAGAAGCGGGCGAGGAGGATGGGGGCAGCGACGGGATGGGAGGAGACGGCAGCGAGTTTCTGCAGCGGGACTTCTCGGAGACCTATGAGCGGTACCACGCGGAGAGCCTGCAGAACATGAGCAAGCAGGAGCTCATCAAAGAGTACCTAGAGCTGGAGAAGTGCCTCTCGCGTATGGAGGACGAGAATAATCGGCTGCGGCTGGAAAGCCAGCGGCTGGACGGCGACGACGCGCGTGTGCGGGAGCTTGAGCTGGAGCTGGACCGGCTGCGCGCGGAGAACCTCCAGCTGCTGACGGAGAACGAACTGCACCGGCAGCAGGAGCGAGCGCCGCTGTCCAACTTTGGAGACTAG